One stretch of Candidatus Melainabacteria bacterium DNA includes these proteins:
- a CDS encoding tetratricopeptide repeat protein has product MNDSQKSFAELGAEAFQEGRYSEAENFMHAALREVEDTGDELEIANVLDNLAEIYFEQGKYDKAEPLYDRSLTIRERLLPSLHEDIVASLNNLSALYFFQERYAEAEPLCKRLHNVYMYALGAEHPEVAASLANLGLVYAGQKQYEEAEKAYKRSLIILEKAVGFKHSEVGIGLSNLAKLYQDQGKYQQSRFLWEQALAILEGSLGKNSAELSEVIRNLMQVCTELNDKKAVANLELRLLELEEKSIEPSDAEVLQRMSSLAKFNAAREKYSEAKNLYKRILSIKTRILGERHPVVAVTMVELADVHEADGEPDKAEELYKDALAIYEKRLPPSHPDNAVTLQKLAHHYSHASQYAQASVLWERLLSIRQSESPQNNQELLICLKNLAQSRYLENNYSAAELLLKRLIGLLEPSHAVVDTDIATCFFYLAEILRRKQKYDESEIYYLRAIDGQTKALGAEATVVGQMLECYAKLLEETHRQESANHIRQCADAILSKNAAAITK; this is encoded by the coding sequence ATGAATGACAGCCAGAAAAGTTTTGCGGAACTAGGCGCTGAAGCGTTCCAAGAGGGGCGCTACAGTGAGGCCGAGAACTTCATGCATGCTGCTCTGAGAGAGGTCGAAGACACTGGCGATGAGCTCGAAATCGCAAATGTCCTGGACAATCTGGCTGAGATTTATTTTGAGCAGGGCAAGTACGATAAGGCGGAACCTCTTTACGACCGCTCTCTGACGATTCGAGAGCGGCTGTTGCCGAGCCTGCATGAAGACATCGTTGCCAGTTTGAATAATCTATCGGCACTTTATTTCTTTCAGGAGCGTTACGCCGAGGCGGAACCGCTTTGCAAGCGCCTGCACAACGTTTATATGTATGCGCTTGGTGCTGAGCACCCTGAGGTGGCAGCCAGCCTGGCCAATTTGGGGCTTGTCTATGCCGGTCAGAAACAATATGAAGAGGCTGAGAAAGCGTATAAGCGCTCTTTGATAATTTTAGAGAAAGCAGTTGGCTTTAAACATTCCGAGGTTGGAATCGGTCTCAGCAATCTGGCCAAACTTTACCAGGACCAGGGAAAGTACCAGCAGTCGCGCTTCTTGTGGGAACAAGCACTGGCGATTCTGGAGGGTAGTCTGGGCAAAAACAGCGCTGAGTTGAGCGAAGTTATCCGCAATCTCATGCAAGTTTGCACCGAGCTGAATGATAAGAAAGCTGTGGCCAATTTGGAATTGAGACTGCTCGAGCTGGAAGAAAAATCTATCGAACCTAGCGATGCGGAAGTATTGCAACGCATGTCCAGCCTGGCTAAATTCAACGCGGCTAGAGAAAAATACTCAGAGGCGAAGAACCTCTACAAACGTATCCTGTCGATAAAGACACGCATCCTCGGCGAGCGCCATCCTGTTGTCGCAGTAACGATGGTAGAACTAGCCGACGTGCATGAAGCTGACGGCGAGCCGGATAAGGCTGAGGAACTCTACAAGGACGCCCTGGCCATTTATGAGAAACGTTTGCCTCCGTCGCATCCGGATAATGCAGTGACGTTGCAAAAACTGGCTCACCATTATTCTCATGCCAGTCAGTATGCGCAGGCTTCAGTACTCTGGGAACGGCTGCTGTCGATACGTCAGAGTGAGTCTCCTCAGAATAATCAGGAGTTGTTGATTTGCCTGAAAAATTTGGCGCAGTCTCGTTATCTCGAGAATAATTATTCCGCCGCCGAACTTCTGCTCAAGCGTTTGATCGGACTGCTGGAGCCGTCTCACGCCGTCGTCGACACAGACATCGCTACATGCTTTTTCTATCTTGCTGAAATTTTGCGACGCAAGCAAAAGTATGACGAGTCGGAGATTTATTACCTGCGCGCTATCGACGGACAAACCAAGGCTCTTGGCGCTGAGGCCACTGTGGTCGGACAAATGCTCGAGTGTTATGCCAAACTCCTGGAAGAAACGCATCGTCAGGAATCGGCCAATCACATTCGTCAGTGCGCTGACGCAATTCTTTCAAAGAACGCCGCAGCAATTACCAAGTAG
- a CDS encoding class I SAM-dependent methyltransferase, translated as MDWQENSKFWNENAEVWTYLARRGRDVTRDNLNTPAFLAMLPDVSGLRGLDMGCGEANNTRLVAQRGATMAGIDSSEVFIQHCIEAEKENPLGIQFSIASGDQLPFEDNCFDFVMATMFLMDVPEPLKCIREAFRVLKSGGFFQFSITHPCFQTRRWQWVKENTKKVGVVCGDYFQGVQGEIHTWTFTHSSEIEKRELADFKVPTYYFTLSDWLNWLIETGFTMERFLEPTVDADTIAKFPGLDGWDKIAGYLHVRCRKP; from the coding sequence ATGGATTGGCAAGAGAATTCGAAATTCTGGAATGAAAATGCCGAGGTCTGGACATACCTGGCCAGGCGAGGGCGCGACGTTACCAGAGACAATCTCAACACACCCGCATTTTTAGCCATGTTGCCCGATGTGAGCGGACTACGGGGATTAGACATGGGTTGCGGCGAAGCCAACAACACTCGACTTGTAGCCCAGCGCGGCGCCACCATGGCCGGTATCGATTCATCTGAGGTATTTATACAACATTGCATCGAAGCAGAAAAGGAAAACCCACTGGGAATCCAATTCAGTATCGCCAGTGGTGACCAATTGCCATTTGAAGATAATTGTTTCGACTTCGTCATGGCGACAATGTTTCTAATGGATGTTCCTGAGCCGCTAAAATGCATTCGCGAAGCTTTTCGGGTGCTCAAGAGTGGTGGCTTTTTCCAGTTTTCGATCACACATCCTTGCTTTCAAACGCGTCGCTGGCAGTGGGTTAAGGAGAACACGAAGAAAGTCGGCGTTGTTTGCGGTGACTATTTCCAGGGAGTTCAAGGAGAAATTCATACCTGGACGTTTACACATTCATCCGAAATCGAGAAACGGGAATTAGCAGATTTCAAAGTTCCGACTTACTACTTTACTCTCAGCGATTGGCTCAACTGGCTGATTGAGACCGGTTTCACCATGGAGAGATTTCTTGAGCCTACTGTAGATGCAGACACAATTGCCAAGTTTCCCGGTCTAGACGGGTGGGACAAAATAGCAGGATACCTGCATGTTCGTTGCCGGAAGCCATAA